Genomic segment of Veillonella parvula DSM 2008:
TGCATAACTTATAGGTATATGAAATGGTGAAAGCCACCCTAATGTAGTACCTACAATTAAACCAACAATGGCAAAGATATAAATATTCATTCTTTACCTCCTGTTTCATTAGGCTTTATATGCTCTTCTCTGAAGGTTCCTGTAAAAGCTGGAATAGCTATTTCATTTTCTTCCTTTATGGTTACCTTTATGCCCCAGTGTTTCAAGGAATCTACCACACCGCCTCGCATGGTGAGCGCAGAATTTAATGTTTTTGGATCACCAATTGCTTTAACTGTAAAAGGCGCCCCAAAAACCTTACCATTCACAGTAATAGTCGGGCCAGAGCATCGTATTTCAGAAGTCCCTATGAGACGTTGATCATTGATAGCTATCGCCTCAGCCCCACCAGCTCGCAATTCATTAACAATACGTAAAATATCTTCATCATGAATTACATATAAATTAGGATTTTCACCACTTTGAATTGGCTTTAAGCTATCCTCAATTAATACACTAACACCCGTACCTTTAACATTAGTTAAAGCCGCTTTCATCATCAACTGTTCATCTGCTTTAACATTGCTACTAGCACCAGACTGTTTAAGTTCTTCTATTTGTTTTAATAATGCATCACGTTCACTTTGGGCCTCTCGTAATTGTACGGCTAAATCACCAGCCCGTTGTAAACGGATATTTTCTTCTATATTATCTTGAGTCATCTTATATTGAGTAACAACCATGAAACCCAATATACAACTGACTAAGGCTATTGCCCACCGTTCGTGTCTCACGACAATCATCTACCTTTTATCTTCAACATGACCTTGTTTATCTTGTTTTTTATCATCCTTCTTAGTAGATGAATTTTCTGTTGTCTTTGTTCCAGTCTGATGCTTTTTAACTTCCGGTATTACATCAGTTTTTATATATGGTGATGAAACATTAACATCTATATATTGTACATTGCTATGTGTTGTCTTAATATCTTGTAACATAGACTGAGTTAACTCGGCTTTTTTAGGTAAGTCTTTACTATCTCCTAATCTAATTTGCACCCCCGATACGGTATAAGCCATTATTGCATCAGGATCTCCTATATTGACTTCTGCAATAGTCTTGAAGGTGCTCTCATCAAGAGAGTTTAAGTATTCAAGAGCCGCTAAAATGGGCTTATCAACAACGGTATCACCTAACAAAATATTTCCCGCCTTAACACCTGATATCATTGGTACCGACGTATCTTGTATTGCAGGCTCTGATGCAATCACTTGACCTTTACTGTCAAGTGTTAAATAACCAAACTGAGCTGGTACAACTGCAACAGCTTTGCGCTCTATGACACGTACAACCATTGTAAATGGCAATTGATAACTAATTTGGGCCTCTTCAACCCGTAAGTCTTTCGCCAATCTAGTTTTTAATTTCTCTGTACTAATTTGCAATATATTTACAGGTTCATGAATATCCCCTGCTACCATTACATCTTGTACAGTTACCTTATCCGATCCTATAATTTTTAAGGATCCAAAAGGAATAGGTAGTGTAAACAATCCCACCAACACGAGAGTAACTGCACCACCGATTTTTAACACTCGTTTTCTAAATACAGCCCGTTCATCATGAACAGGTGTAGAAGACTGCATCTCCCCAGAGTTGGATGGATGGTATTGCTTGTCATCCATAGATAACTCCTTATGTTCTATTCAGCCCTTAAAATTTCCCTATACTAGCTGTTAATAGAATCTTTTCACATAATGTTGGAAAGTCAATTCCCATTTCTTTAGCTGCCTTTGGTACTAAAGACGTTGCCGTCATACCTGGCACAGTATTGTATTCTAGAACATACATATTATCTGCATGATCTGTCATAATATCAACACGAATAACCCCACTGCCTTGTACTTCGCGATACACAAGTTCCCCTATGCGTTGCATCTCAGCAGTCATTTCTTCACTAATAGGCGCAGGTACTAAATATTCTGTAGCACCTACAGTATATTTACTGGTATAGTCATACTCCCCAGAATGTGGACGTATTTCAATTACTGACAATGCCTTTCCGTCAAGAACGGATACTGTAAATTCGCGACCATCAAGAAATTGCTCTACTACAAGAATCGGATCATATTTTAGCGCTTCTGTAACAGCAGCCTCCAATTGTGCCTCATCACGAACGATGGTAACGCCAATACTAGAGCCTTGAGTGGCAGATTTCACTACTACAGGAATCGTAAACTGTTTACGAATATGTCCTATAATAGCTTCTGCAGATTCTAAATTACCATTAAAGGATTCAGAAGTAGCTGTTGGAATATTAGCCCCTTTGAAAACATCTTTGCTTACTTTTTTATTCATTCCTACCGCATGAGCCATGATGCCCGATCCAGTATATGGAATTTCTGCCATTTCAAGTAAGCCTTGTAATGCACCATCTTCACCATAACGACCGTGAATTGCATTAAATACAATCTCTCCACCTAAGGATTCAATGTCTTTTAAAACAGTACGAGGATTAAGTTCTAATGTTTGGGCATTATACCCTTTACTTTCGAGTGCTTCCGCAATAGCAGCGCCAGTACGGCGAGATACTTCAGCCTCTTTGGAAGGACCACCCATCAATACGATTATTTTTCTATCTTTCATTGCAAGCCTTCCTCCAATATAGCTAATAATTTAGGTCCATATTGATTAATAGAGCCGGCACCCATTGTGATAACTAGATCATTAGGTCGCACAATTTTTGCCAATACAGCCGGTATATCATCAACAGAAGGTACATAATGTACAACCTTATGTGTAGCAGCTTCAACAGCGTCAGGAATAGTACGTCCATCGATACCTGCAATCGGATCTTCACCAGAACTGTAAATATCTGTCATATATATTTCATCAGCACTTGTAAAAGCAGTGGCAAATTCATCTTTCAACAAGCTTGTACGTGTATACCGATGCGGTTGAAACACACAAATAACGCGATGTTTTTCAAGCTCTTTTGCTGCTCTTAAGGTCGCTTTAATTTCTGTTGGATGATGTGCATAATCATCGACAACCCAGACGCCAGCAACATGACCTTTTGTTTCAAAGCGTCGTTTTGCACCGATAAATTTACCTAACGCTTTTGTAATAAAGCGATTCTCTACACCGCAACATTCATGAGCCACAATAAAGGCTGCCAATGAGTTTAATACATTATGTTCTCCAGGCACGCGCAAGCTGATGCGGCTTATATTAATGCCTTTATGATATACATCATATACCAAGGAAGAGTCCACATAATGAATATTTTTTGCTACATAATCATTATTATCCTCTAACCCATACGTAATAAAAGTACGTTTTACGCGGCTCATAACATAACGAATATTTTCATTATCACCACATACGATAGCTTTGCCTGCTTCTGGTAACGTTTCGACGAACTCACAGAAAGCGTTTAACAAGTTATCCATAGTTTTATAATGATCCATATGATCATCTTCAATATTAGTTATAACGATAGTATGTGGATGCAATTTTAAAAATGAACCATCGCTCTCATCCGCTTCCACAACGGAAAAATGGCCTTTCCCAAGGCAACTGCTACCTTTGAGATAATCTACTTCGCCACCGATAATTACTGTAGGATCCGCATTAGCCTCCACTAAAATTTGTCCAATCATTGAGGTTGTAGATGTTTTACCATGCGCACCAGCTACTGCGATACCATCTGTTACATCTAATACAGCCTTTACAATATCAGAACGATGTAAAATGGTAATCCCTTGCTCTTTAGCAGCAACAATTTCAGGATTGTCTTCACGAATCGCTGTAGAACGAACTATGGCATCAACACCATTTACATATTCTTTATTATGACCGATATGCACCGTGGCACCCATATCTCTAAACTTAGAAATCACTGCAGATTCAGCAATATCTGAACCAGATACATCATAACCTTTTTGAATCAAAATATTCGCTATCGCACGCATACCAGATCCACCAATACCGATAAGGTGAATTTTGTGAATACCGTCTAACATAAAACCTCTCCTTGTTACTTTGCAATAGATAAAGCTAATTTTGCAATATCATGAGCCGCATTCGGTTTCCCCAATTGCAATGCTCGGTCTCCCATTTGTGCCAACAAATCACGGTTGGCCATAAACATCTCGATTTCCCCTATTAAATCGTGAGCACTCAACATTTTATCTACAATCATATGCGCCGCCCCTTCTTGTACAAAGATACGTGCATTATAGGTTTGATGATCTTCCGCTGCGTATGGATACGGTATCAATACGGATGGAATACCGCGAACTGCTAATTCTGCAAGACCTATAGCACCAGATCTAAATACTGCTAAATCGGCTGCTGCTAGTGCTTTTGGCATATCATGTAAATACGGCAAAATCAAAGATGAACTACCTAAACCATCCCCATCGGTAATGCCCAATTGGGATAAAACAGATTCATATTCTCCGTTTCCCGTAATATGGATTAATTTAATACCTTTCACACCTTGGAAGTGTTTATGTACATCTATCATAGCATTGTTAATAGTTCTCGCCCCTCGAGAACCTCCAGCTATGAGTACTGTAAAGGTATCATCACTTAAATTGAAATAGTTACGTCCCACTGTTCTCGAATCAACTAGCACATCTGGACGAACAGGATTCCCTGTATAGACTACGCGCTTTGCTTTAGAAAACGATGCTTCCGCATCCTTATAGCCTAGGGCTACCACATCAACAAAACGACTCAGAATTTTATTAGTAATACCTGCTATGACATTCTGTTCTTGAATTATAGTAGGAATATTATGTAATGCTGCAGCCAAGAGAACAGGCCCACATACATAACCACCAGTACCAATAACAACATCAGGTTTAAACTTACAAACTATAGCATTAGCTTTTACAATGCCTAAAGCAGTTTTACCTAATGTAACTAAAGTACCTAACGATAATTGACGCTGCAAGCCTTGCACAGGAATCGTAGTAAACTCTATTCCCTCTTTAGGAACTAATGTAGCCTCGAGACCTTGCTTGGTACCAACATATAACACCTTTGC
This window contains:
- the murC gene encoding UDP-N-acetylmuramate--L-alanine ligase, giving the protein MLDGIHKIHLIGIGGSGMRAIANILIQKGYDVSGSDIAESAVISKFRDMGATVHIGHNKEYVNGVDAIVRSTAIREDNPEIVAAKEQGITILHRSDIVKAVLDVTDGIAVAGAHGKTSTTSMIGQILVEANADPTVIIGGEVDYLKGSSCLGKGHFSVVEADESDGSFLKLHPHTIVITNIEDDHMDHYKTMDNLLNAFCEFVETLPEAGKAIVCGDNENIRYVMSRVKRTFITYGLEDNNDYVAKNIHYVDSSLVYDVYHKGINISRISLRVPGEHNVLNSLAAFIVAHECCGVENRFITKALGKFIGAKRRFETKGHVAGVWVVDDYAHHPTEIKATLRAAKELEKHRVICVFQPHRYTRTSLLKDEFATAFTSADEIYMTDIYSSGEDPIAGIDGRTIPDAVEAATHKVVHYVPSVDDIPAVLAKIVRPNDLVITMGAGSINQYGPKLLAILEEGLQ
- a CDS encoding cell division protein FtsQ/DivIB; the encoded protein is MDDKQYHPSNSGEMQSSTPVHDERAVFRKRVLKIGGAVTLVLVGLFTLPIPFGSLKIIGSDKVTVQDVMVAGDIHEPVNILQISTEKLKTRLAKDLRVEEAQISYQLPFTMVVRVIERKAVAVVPAQFGYLTLDSKGQVIASEPAIQDTSVPMISGVKAGNILLGDTVVDKPILAALEYLNSLDESTFKTIAEVNIGDPDAIMAYTVSGVQIRLGDSKDLPKKAELTQSMLQDIKTTHSNVQYIDVNVSSPYIKTDVIPEVKKHQTGTKTTENSSTKKDDKKQDKQGHVEDKR
- the murG gene encoding undecaprenyldiphospho-muramoylpentapeptide beta-N-acetylglucosaminyltransferase, with protein sequence MKRVIISGGGTGGHIYPAITIYKEIMKQNPDAKVLYVGTKQGLEATLVPKEGIEFTTIPVQGLQRQLSLGTLVTLGKTALGIVKANAIVCKFKPDVVIGTGGYVCGPVLLAAALHNIPTIIQEQNVIAGITNKILSRFVDVVALGYKDAEASFSKAKRVVYTGNPVRPDVLVDSRTVGRNYFNLSDDTFTVLIAGGSRGARTINNAMIDVHKHFQGVKGIKLIHITGNGEYESVLSQLGITDGDGLGSSSLILPYLHDMPKALAAADLAVFRSGAIGLAELAVRGIPSVLIPYPYAAEDHQTYNARIFVQEGAAHMIVDKMLSAHDLIGEIEMFMANRDLLAQMGDRALQLGKPNAAHDIAKLALSIAK
- a CDS encoding D-alanine--D-alanine ligase family protein, with translation MKDRKIIVLMGGPSKEAEVSRRTGAAIAEALESKGYNAQTLELNPRTVLKDIESLGGEIVFNAIHGRYGEDGALQGLLEMAEIPYTGSGIMAHAVGMNKKVSKDVFKGANIPTATSESFNGNLESAEAIIGHIRKQFTIPVVVKSATQGSSIGVTIVRDEAQLEAAVTEALKYDPILVVEQFLDGREFTVSVLDGKALSVIEIRPHSGEYDYTSKYTVGATEYLVPAPISEEMTAEMQRIGELVYREVQGSGVIRVDIMTDHADNMYVLEYNTVPGMTATSLVPKAAKEMGIDFPTLCEKILLTASIGKF
- a CDS encoding DUF881 domain-containing protein gives rise to the protein MIVVRHERWAIALVSCILGFMVVTQYKMTQDNIEENIRLQRAGDLAVQLREAQSERDALLKQIEELKQSGASSNVKADEQLMMKAALTNVKGTGVSVLIEDSLKPIQSGENPNLYVIHDEDILRIVNELRAGGAEAIAINDQRLIGTSEIRCSGPTITVNGKVFGAPFTVKAIGDPKTLNSALTMRGGVVDSLKHWGIKVTIKEENEIAIPAFTGTFREEHIKPNETGGKE